In the Hydrogenimonas thermophila genome, TAATTTTTGCATATCTGCTTGTATATTGTCACTTAGTAATATTTTTGAATCAAATTTTTCTTTTGAATAATCATCAAGAACCTTTAATATTTGATCAATATTAAACTTTATATTTTCTAACATTTGATTAAATACATCTTTAAAATTATTTATATCTGGATTGGAAGAAGATGCTTGAATACGCTTACTAAAATCACCCCTATTTACCGATTCTGCAACAACAAGTGCTTCATTGACAATTTTTTTATCTTCATTTATATTGATATTTATTTCAGATATAAGCTTATTAAATAATTTACCAATTTCACCTATTTCATCATCACTAACTTTACTTAGTTCAATTTGTAAATCACCACTACTATATTTAAAATGATTTAGTAACTCTCCAAAACTATTTTTTAACTCTTTAAACGGTTTTATTACAATTATATTTAGTAAATATGTTACAACTCCTCCTATAATAATGGCAATAAGTGATAATGCTAAAACAATTAATATTGTTATATTAGATATATTTTCATCCATTTCATCTAGAGAAATTTCTAATTCTAATACTCCAAGAACATCACCAACATTTGCATTATAGTGGCATTGTTGACATCGCTTTTCTGCAATAAATGGTTTTACTACTCTTAAAATATGTTCATTATTTGTATAATCATTTATTATTTTGCTCTTTTTTGTTATAAAAGCCTCTTTTATATCATTGTTTGTTTTAGAGCTTTTATTACCGCCAAAAATTTCAATAACTTTATGTGATTTTTCAATATGTAAATTTTTTATACCTTTTATATTTTTTGCTGATGATTCTGCCTCTTTTACAATTTCAGAACTTCCTGACATCATAGCATTTGTAAGAGATTGATATACAAGTTCGGTCATAATACTCATATCTTTAGCGGCAAAAGATTGCAACTCATCTTTACTGCTTTTATAAGATATTACAGTTATGATCAAAGTTAATATAGATATAATTATTGCTAAACTAATTAAAAATTTACTTCTAACTGAACCACTTTTTTTTATCATAATTATATTATTCCTTATTATTGTTAAATTTGATGTTTGCTTATAACTTACAATTAACTTTATAATTATATTAATATTAGATTAATGCATTATTAATTTATACTTAATAATTTAATATATTTTAATTGAGTAGCTTAGTCTGAAAATTATGAATATTTCTTTACATAAAATGACATACTCAGAGTGGTTATAAGCTTACATTTGATATAATCAGCTCAAATTTCTGTTCAAAGGTAGGCGAATGCTGCTTTTTACTCCCGGTCCTACTCCGGTTCCAGAAGCTGTCCGAATGGCGATGGCAGGTCCAACTGTTCATCATAGAACACCAGAATTTGAAGCTATTTTCAAAGAGGCTCGTGAACGTTTGATGCGGCTCTTTGGTATGGATGAGTGTGTTATGCTGGCATCTAGCGGCACAGGTGCGATGGAAGCGTGTGTAACAAATTTATCTGCAAAAAAGGTTCTTACTGTCAATGCCGGTAAGTTTGGTGAGCGTTTTGGCAAGATTGTTCAAGCTTTTGGTCTTGAGCATGTAGAGTTAAAGTACTCTTGGGATACTCCTGCAAGTGTTGAAGATGTTAAAAATGCATTGGCAGAAAATCCTGATATTGATGCTTTCTGCATTCAGGTAAGTGAGAGTGCAGGTGGTTTGCGACATCCTGTTGAAGAGATAGCTGCTTGCATAAAAGAGATTAATCCTGAGATAATGGTTATTGCTGATGGTATTACAGCAGTTGGTGTAGAGCCGATTGATACGACAAATATTGATGCATTGATTGCTGGTAGTCAAAAAGCATTAATGCTTCCTCCTGGAATGGCAATGATTGGCTTAAGTGATACAGCAGTTGAAAAAATTGGTGATGGTGACGGGTACTATTTTAATCTTGCAAGTGAGATAAAGAAACAGCGTCAAAACACTACTGCATATACTGCTCCTACTACACTGATCATTGGTTTGAACAAGATGCTTGAGCTGATTGAAACTGTAGGGTATGATAAGTTTTATAGAGACACAAAAGCACGTGCTTTGGCAACTAGAGCAGCACTTGAAGCGATAGGTTGTAAACTGTACCCTAAAATACCGGCTCTCTCTATGAGTGCAGTCTATGATGAAGACGCAAATGCAATTAGATCTATTCTCAAAACTGAGTTTGGTGTCAATATAGCAGGTGGTCAAGATCATCTTAAAGGTAAACTTTTCCGCATCAATCAGATGGGTTTGATTCCTGTTTATGAGAGTGCTTGGGTTGTCAATGCTATTGAGTGGGCATATGAGCGGTTAGATCGTCGTCCATATGATGGATTGGCATCAAAAGTATTTAATGAAGTCTATTTTAAAAACGAGAAGCAATGATTTTTGAACACGAAATTCCTGCAGGAAGCCGTCTCTATTTTGGTGAGAGTGCCAGGGTAAAACGAAAGATAGAGCAGATTGCCAGTGAGATACTGGAGCGTGAAGGGTTTGAAGAGATCGTTACTCCACTCTTTTCTTACCATCAGCATCAAAGTATTCGCGACAATAAAGAGCTTATACGTATAAGTGATCCGCAAAATC is a window encoding:
- a CDS encoding methyl-accepting chemotaxis protein; translation: MIKKSGSVRSKFLISLAIIISILTLIITVISYKSSKDELQSFAAKDMSIMTELVYQSLTNAMMSGSSEIVKEAESSAKNIKGIKNLHIEKSHKVIEIFGGNKSSKTNNDIKEAFITKKSKIINDYTNNEHILRVVKPFIAEKRCQQCHYNANVGDVLGVLELEISLDEMDENISNITILIVLALSLIAIIIGGVVTYLLNIIVIKPFKELKNSFGELLNHFKYSSGDLQIELSKVSDDEIGEIGKLFNKLISEINININEDKKIVNEALVVAESVNRGDFSKRIQASSSNPDINNFKDVFNQMLENIKFNIDQILKVLDDYSKEKFDSKILLSDNIQADMQKLTDGVNSLGESLKMQKERNIKQTEHINERTTFLKNAILNLKENNFKNLGILIEKVSDEIIEASTKENEQAVSLKNLNEQAEETVKTLEFIEGVIDQTNLLALNAAIEAARAGEHGRGFAVVADEVRNLAEKSQKGLDETSIVITTVTQQINSTSQIIVENAKNMENLAQEIRNLRQSMDEILSILDEISEK
- a CDS encoding pyridoxal-phosphate-dependent aminotransferase family protein, which encodes MLLFTPGPTPVPEAVRMAMAGPTVHHRTPEFEAIFKEARERLMRLFGMDECVMLASSGTGAMEACVTNLSAKKVLTVNAGKFGERFGKIVQAFGLEHVELKYSWDTPASVEDVKNALAENPDIDAFCIQVSESAGGLRHPVEEIAACIKEINPEIMVIADGITAVGVEPIDTTNIDALIAGSQKALMLPPGMAMIGLSDTAVEKIGDGDGYYFNLASEIKKQRQNTTAYTAPTTLIIGLNKMLELIETVGYDKFYRDTKARALATRAALEAIGCKLYPKIPALSMSAVYDEDANAIRSILKTEFGVNIAGGQDHLKGKLFRINQMGLIPVYESAWVVNAIEWAYERLDRRPYDGLASKVFNEVYFKNEKQ